The genomic stretch TGTAAATGATGAAAATAAAATTATGGCAACTTCTATGTTCACTTTAAGAAAAGAACCAACTTATAAGGACGTTATTGATGGTGAATGGATGGTTTCTGAAAATGAAAAATACGGTGTAATTCATAGAATGGCAATAAAAAAAGAATTTAGAAAATTTGGGCTAGCCACTTTTATGTTTCATGAGTTTCATTTACAATTATTAGAAAAAAAAGTTAGAAGTTTAAAAATTGATACACACGAAGATAACCTTAGCATGCAATCTTTATTAAAAAAACTAGGTTACAAATACTGCGGAATTATATACACCAATTACAATGCAAAAAGATTAGCTTTTGAAAAAGTAATTACTTAAAACACAAAATAAAACTATATTTACATCCTCATAAAATTTATTTTTATGAGGTTTTTTTTCGCTTAAACTCAATTTAAAAATGCAGTTACTTCAATATATAACACAACAAACACAATTTTCTTCTAAATCTGTAGAGAATACAATTTCTTTATTAAATGAAGATGCTACAATTCCTTTTATCAGTAGATATAGAAAGGAAATGACAGGTAATTTAGATGAAGTAGAAATAGGCGAAATTGTAAAATTTAAAGAAGCTTTCGAAACTTTAGAAAAACGTAAAAAAAGTATTTTAAAGGCGCTAGAAGAACAAGCTGTCTTAACACCAGCATTAACCGAAAAAGTAAATAATTCTACAGATTTAATTTCTTTGGAAGATTTGTATTTACCTTTTAAGAAAAAGCGAAAAACAAAAGCAGAAACTGCGAGATTACAAGGTTTAGAACCGTTGGCAAAAATGATAATGAGTCAACGTGTGAATGATTTAGAATTTACGGCTTCAAAATACATTAAAAATGATGTTGAAACTCTTGAAGCAGCTATAGAAGGCGCTCGTTATATTATTGCAGAATGGATTAATGAACGTACAGACATCAGAAATAATATTAGACTAGAATTAGAACGTTTTGCTACAATTTCATCCAAAGTAATAAAGTCTAAAAAAGACGATGAAAAAGCACAAAAGTTTAAAGATTATTTTGATTGGAATGAGTCTTTAAATAAAATTCCTTCTCACAGATTTTTAGCAATTTTAAGAGCCGAAAATGAAGGTTTTATCAGAATTAAAATTGAAGTTGATAGCGAAAGATTATTGCAAAGAATTGAAAATAGAATTATTAGAACGCAAAATGAATGTTCTGCACAAATAGAATTCGCTATTAAAGATGCCTTTAAACGATTACTATATCCTTCTTTATCTAACGAGAGACTTTCACTAGCAAAAGAAAGGGCAGATAATGATGCTATTTTAGTGTTTTCTAAAAACCTAAAACAATTACTTTTAGGAGCACCTTTAGGTGAAAAAAGAGTCTTAGCCATCGACCCGGGTTTTAGATCTGGATGTAAAATAGTATGCTTAAATGAATTAGGAGAATTAATGCATAACGAAACCGTTTTTCCGCATGAACCTCAAAATAAAAAAATTGAAGCCATTCAAAAAATTAGTTCGTTAGCAGAAGCATATAAAATTGATGCTATTGCTATTGGTAATGGTACTGCATCTCGTGAAACTGAACAATTGGTCAAGAAAATTCAATTTAAAAATACTGTTGATGTTTTTGTTGTTAGTGAAGCTGGTGCTTCTATTTATTCAGCATCAAAAATTGCAAGAGACGAATTTCCTAATTACGATGTAACCGTTCGTGGATCTGTTTCTATAGGTAGGCGTTTGCAAGATCCGTTGGCAGAATTGGTTAAAATTGATGCTAAATCGATTGGTGTTGGCCAATACCAACATGATGTCGATCAAACTAAATTAAAGAAATCTTTAGATGCAACTGTAGAAAGTTGTGTAAACACCATCGGAGTAAATATTAATACGGCAAGCGAATCTTTATTAAGTTATGTCTCTGGAATCGGGCCAAAGTTAGCTGAAAACATTGTAAATTACAGAAATAAAAATGGTTCTTTTTCTTCTAGAAACGACATAAAAAAAGTACCTCGTTTAGGAGGTAAAGCTTTTGAGCAAGCGGCAGGTTTTTTAAGAATTAAGAATGGTAAAAATCCGTTAGATGATTCTGCTGTGCATCCAGAAAGTTATGCTTTAGTAGATAAAATTGCAAAAGACAATAAGATAAAAGTTGCAGATCTTATTGGAAAATCTGATTTGATAAAGCAAATAAATCTAAAAAACTATATTACAGAAACCATTGGTTTGCCAACTTTAACAGATATTGTAAAAGAATTAGAAAAACCTGGTTTAGATCCAAGAGAAAAGGCCAAAGTTTTCTCTTTTGATGCAACTATTAAAACAATTTCAGATTTAAGAATCGGGCAATTATTACCCGGCATTGTAAATAACATTACCAATTTTGGTTGTTTTGTAGACATTGGTATTAAAGAAAGTGGTCTAATTCATGTTTCTAATCTATCGGATACTTTTGTAAAAGATGTAAATACTATTGTAAGTTTGCAACAACAAATTATAGCAAAAGTTTTAGAGGTTGATGTTGTGAGAAAACGAATTCAATTAGCTTTAATTAAATAACATTTTTATTCTTAAAATATGAGCAAAAAAGAAAAAACAGCGTTATGGGATGACTTAACGGATTCTCAAAAGAATGAAATACAACAAGAAGTTATTAATTCTAATAAAAAGAAAAAATCTACTTGGGAAGATCTTAAAAAAGAACTGTCTAAGCTGAAATAAAATTTAGATAATAGGTATGTAAAGTTTAAATTATATAAAACTTCAAATTTATTAACAATCGTAAAAAGAGCTTAATTAAATATATAATTATTTACTACTTTCGACCACACAAAAATAATTAATGAAAGTCTGCATCGCTGAAAAACCATCTGTAGCAAGAGAAATTGCTAACATTCTAGGAGCCAACACAAAACGTGACGGTTTTTATGAAGGAAATGGTTATGCGGTAACTTATACTTTCGGGCATTTGTGTACACTTTTAGAGCCTAAAGATTACAAACCACACTGGAAAAGTTGGGATTTGAACAACTTACCAATGTTACCAGATCGTTTTGATACAAAAGTTACTGGAGATTCCGGAATTAAAAAACAATTTAACATCGTAAAATCTTTATTCGAAAAAGCAGATGTTATTATAAATTGTGGGGATGCCGGTACAGAAGGAGAACTGATACAACGTTGGGTAATTAACCAATGTAATTATAAAGGTAAAGTAGAACGTTTATGGATCTCTTCTCTTACAGAAGAAGCTATAAAAGACGGATTTAAAAATTTAAAACCTGCAGAAGATTACGATAATTTATATTATGCAGGTTATTCTCGTGCTATCGGAGATTGGTTATTGGGTTTAAATGCAACTCGTTTATATACAGTAAAATTTGGCGGCTTTAAACAAGTTTTGTCAGTTGGTAGAGTGCAAACTCCTACGCTAGCCATGTTGGTAAACCGTTATTTCGAAATACAAAATTTTAAACCACAACCTTACTGGGAACTGCAAACTACCTACAGAAATACGCTGTTTAATTATGAAGATGGACGGTTTTTAAAGAAAGAAGATGGTGTAATTTTAGCAAATAAAGTTGCAGAATCAGATTTTGAAATTGTTTCTGTAACGAAGAAGAAAGGAAAAGAATATGCACCAAAATTATTCGATTTAACAGGTTTGCAAGTATATTGTAATAACAAGTTCGGTTTTTCTGCAGACGAAACTTTAAAAATCGTACAGAAATTATATGAAATGAAAGTAGTAACCTACCCAAGAGTAGATACTACTTTTTTACCAAACGATTTGTATCCAAAAATACACGGTATTTTATCTAAATTAACCAATTATAGCGAATTAACACAACCACTTTTAGGTCAGAAAATCAAAAAAACAAAGCGTGTTTTTGATGATAAAAAAGTTACAGATCACCATGCAATAATTCCTACAGGAATTCAAGGTAATTTGCAATACAACCAACAACAGGTTTACGATATTATTACAAGAAGATTTATTGCAGTATTTTATCCAGATTCTGATGTTTCTAACACATCTGTAATTGGTAAGGCAGCAGAAGTTCCTTTTAAAACAACCGGAAAAGAAATTTTAAATAAAGGTTGGCGTGTTGTTTTTGAAACTAAAGAAAGTAAGGTTAAAAAAGAAATGAATGAGAAAATGACGTTGCCTTCTTTTGTAAAAGGAGAAAAAGGAACTCATGAACCTTCTTTTTTAGAAAAAGAGACAAAACCACCAAGAAATTACACAGAAGCAAGTTTATTACGCGCCATGGAAACTGCAGGAAAGCAAGTTGATGATGACGAAATGCGCGAATTAATGAAAGAAAACGGAATTGGAAGACCGTCTACAAGAGCAAGTATTATAGAAACTTTATTTCGAAGAAAATATATTGAGCGTAAGAAAAAACTGGTATTACCAACACAAACTGGCATCGATTTAATTAATATTATTGACAACGAATTATTAAAATCTGCCGAATTAACCGGACTTTGGGAAAAACGTTTGAAAGAAATTGAACGAGGCGATTTTAACGCAGGAACGTTTATCAATAATATGAAAAAAATGGTTGATGAGTTGGTGTATGAAGTCCGTTCTAATAAATCTAAAAAAAGAATTTCTTCTGCAAACACAAATCAAGTAAAGCAAACAGAAGCTGCGAAACCAAAAGCTAAATCGAAAAAAGAAGTTACGGGTAAAACCTGCCCAAAATGTAAAAAAGGAAAGCTTTTAAAAGGTACTTCTGCTTATGGCTGTTCTGAATACAAAGCTGGTTGCGACTTAAAAATACCTTTTGAAATTTACG from Polaribacter marinaquae encodes the following:
- a CDS encoding GNAT family N-acetyltransferase codes for the protein MKIRLSKIEDIPEIAIIIDDAKAYLKSQKIDQWQNGYPNAAQVENDIKNNESYVVVNDENKIMATSMFTLRKEPTYKDVIDGEWMVSENEKYGVIHRMAIKKEFRKFGLATFMFHEFHLQLLEKKVRSLKIDTHEDNLSMQSLLKKLGYKYCGIIYTNYNAKRLAFEKVIT
- a CDS encoding Tex family protein → MQLLQYITQQTQFSSKSVENTISLLNEDATIPFISRYRKEMTGNLDEVEIGEIVKFKEAFETLEKRKKSILKALEEQAVLTPALTEKVNNSTDLISLEDLYLPFKKKRKTKAETARLQGLEPLAKMIMSQRVNDLEFTASKYIKNDVETLEAAIEGARYIIAEWINERTDIRNNIRLELERFATISSKVIKSKKDDEKAQKFKDYFDWNESLNKIPSHRFLAILRAENEGFIRIKIEVDSERLLQRIENRIIRTQNECSAQIEFAIKDAFKRLLYPSLSNERLSLAKERADNDAILVFSKNLKQLLLGAPLGEKRVLAIDPGFRSGCKIVCLNELGELMHNETVFPHEPQNKKIEAIQKISSLAEAYKIDAIAIGNGTASRETEQLVKKIQFKNTVDVFVVSEAGASIYSASKIARDEFPNYDVTVRGSVSIGRRLQDPLAELVKIDAKSIGVGQYQHDVDQTKLKKSLDATVESCVNTIGVNINTASESLLSYVSGIGPKLAENIVNYRNKNGSFSSRNDIKKVPRLGGKAFEQAAGFLRIKNGKNPLDDSAVHPESYALVDKIAKDNKIKVADLIGKSDLIKQINLKNYITETIGLPTLTDIVKELEKPGLDPREKAKVFSFDATIKTISDLRIGQLLPGIVNNITNFGCFVDIGIKESGLIHVSNLSDTFVKDVNTIVSLQQQIIAKVLEVDVVRKRIQLALIK
- a CDS encoding DNA topoisomerase 3, producing the protein MKVCIAEKPSVAREIANILGANTKRDGFYEGNGYAVTYTFGHLCTLLEPKDYKPHWKSWDLNNLPMLPDRFDTKVTGDSGIKKQFNIVKSLFEKADVIINCGDAGTEGELIQRWVINQCNYKGKVERLWISSLTEEAIKDGFKNLKPAEDYDNLYYAGYSRAIGDWLLGLNATRLYTVKFGGFKQVLSVGRVQTPTLAMLVNRYFEIQNFKPQPYWELQTTYRNTLFNYEDGRFLKKEDGVILANKVAESDFEIVSVTKKKGKEYAPKLFDLTGLQVYCNNKFGFSADETLKIVQKLYEMKVVTYPRVDTTFLPNDLYPKIHGILSKLTNYSELTQPLLGQKIKKTKRVFDDKKVTDHHAIIPTGIQGNLQYNQQQVYDIITRRFIAVFYPDSDVSNTSVIGKAAEVPFKTTGKEILNKGWRVVFETKESKVKKEMNEKMTLPSFVKGEKGTHEPSFLEKETKPPRNYTEASLLRAMETAGKQVDDDEMRELMKENGIGRPSTRASIIETLFRRKYIERKKKLVLPTQTGIDLINIIDNELLKSAELTGLWEKRLKEIERGDFNAGTFINNMKKMVDELVYEVRSNKSKKRISSANTNQVKQTEAAKPKAKSKKEVTGKTCPKCKKGKLLKGTSAYGCSEYKAGCDLKIPFEIYGKKVSENQTIRLIDKGCTTNLKGFVLNDNKVDGLIRFDENFALKLEPKQQAVKKVATNSSDTISCPKCKKGTVLKGKTAYGCSNYKSGCDFVFTFENIKKIANGQPLTKELVLSIISK